The Manis javanica isolate MJ-LG chromosome 2, MJ_LKY, whole genome shotgun sequence genome contains a region encoding:
- the FAM221B gene encoding LOW QUALITY PROTEIN: protein FAM221B (The sequence of the model RefSeq protein was modified relative to this genomic sequence to represent the inferred CDS: inserted 4 bases in 3 codons; substituted 1 base at 1 genomic stop codon), whose translation MEADQVTEEPPTTMDAEEHPSSKDPSAEDLQEHXVSETPLEPSISETPLKPXSSEFHTVSSTSQIPLKTDTSEMPLEPSVSETPLGHSVSKIPLETPIPESPLETHISKISEQHLSFHTSPPGHVSVSPSQTLKEDPYSESSSSEVSWTKRSMQVSEPETFQKHSLSGPSAQAHLDTFAKEREEGEDEGVDASDSTAYTVQPDKKGKKGVSFHTVVPAKQEELAEVAKAMYREKSGAQVNHLFQWEKNTALSAIQTGLYIGWCCPHYLWDCFRIGGESKCFCGHLLREHQIISDILVPCNVGHCRCLVFCFIPSRPEEVGEFWLKRWATFDPKAWRAQCRXHSHEDHVATGSHPCRVKGCCCHCFEFNFLCAACDQHWEELGTFFETEETWXQGGRPHGTDIDTTWHRPQ comes from the exons ATGGAAGCAGACCAGGTCACAGAAGAGCCTCCTACCACCATGGATGCAGAGGAGCACCCTTCTTCAAAGGATCCTTCTGCTGAGGACTTACAGGAGC CCGTCTCTGAAACCCCCTTGGAGCCTTCCATCTCTGAGACCCCTTTAAAGC CTTCGTCTGAATTTCATACAGTGTCATCCACTTCCCAGATCCCTTTAAAGACTGACACCTCTGAAATGCCTTTGGAGCCTTCAGTTTCTGAGACCCCTTTAGGACACTCAGTCTCTAAGATCCCTTTGGAGACCCCTATCCCGGAAAGCCCACTGGAGACTCACATTTCTAAGATCTCAGAGCAACACTTGTCTTTTCATACTTCACCACCAGGCCATGTCTCTGTGTCTCCCTCTCAGACTCTAAAGGAAGACCCCTACTCTGAGTCTTCCTCCAGTGAGGTCTCATGGACAAAGAGGTCCATGCAAGTTTCTGAACCTGAGACCTTTCAAAAGCACTCCCTTTCAGGCCCTTCAGCCCAGGCCCACCTGGACACATTTGcaaaagagagggaagaaggagaggaCGAGGGGGTGGATGCCAGTGACAGCACCGCTTACACAGTTCAACCAGAcaagaaggggaagaaaggagttaGCT TCCACACAGTGGTCCCTGCTAAGCAGGAAGAGCTTGCGGAAGTGGCCAAGGCAATGTACAGAGAGAAGTCTGGTGCTCAGGTGAATCACCTTTTTCAGTGGGAGAAGAATACAGCCCTGAGTGCCATCCAGACAG GTCTCTACATTGGCTGGTGCTGCCCCCATTATCTATGGGACTGTTTCCGGATTGGGGGTGAGTCCAAGTGCTTTTGTGGACACTTGCTGAGAGAGCACCAGATTATCTCAG ACATATTGGTGCCCTGCAATGTGGGCCACTGCCGATGCCTCGTGTTCTGCTTTATCCCATCACGCCCAGAGGAGGTGGGTGAGTTCTGGCTCAAGAGATGGGCCACCTTTGACCCCAAGGCCTGGAGGGCCCAGTGTCG CCACAGCCATGAAGACCATGTAGCTACTGGGTCCCATCCCTGCAGGGTCAAAG GCTGTTGCTGCCACTGCTTTGAGTTTAATTTCCTGTGTGCAGCCTGTGACCAGCACTGGGAAGAACTTGGGACTTTCTTTGAGACTGAGGAGACCTGGTGACAAGGAGGGAGGCCTCATG GGACAGACATTGACACCACCTGGCACAGGCCTCAGTGA